Part of the Sphaerochaeta associata genome is shown below.
GCACAAGAGCTTATTTGTTGACAAAAACGAGGAGAAGAGGCGCTTTGATGCAAGTCAGAAGCGATTGGGTATCAAGGTGGGTAGTGATATGGACGTCATTACTTCTCTTTCGGGGGGGAATCAGCAGAAGGTGATTCTCAGCCGGTGGCTTGAACTCGATGCCGACGTCTACATTATGGACAACCCGACCCAGGGCATCGATGTGGGGGCGAAGTTCTCCATCTACAAGCTGATCGTCGAGTTGGCTTCCCAGGGTAAGGGAGTCATTGTATTCACCAGTGAATACCCTGAGATTCATCAGCTGGCGGACCGTTGCCTTGTGCTCTATAAGGGAATGCCTGCGGCAGTACTGTCTCGTGATGAGATTACCGAAGTTGCAATTATGGAATATTCGACCGGAACAAGAGGGGAGGTGCTCAATTGAAGGGTTTGACGCTATCGAGGATGCAGGTGCGGGACACCTGGAGAAATATTAGTGGCAACTACAGCCATTGGTTGAGTTTTGTACTGCTTTTACTGGTGGCGGTTATTGTCAGTCCCTCGTTCTTGACGTGGAACAATATCACCAACCAGTTCGTACAGGGTGCGATTGTCGGCATCTGCGCCATGGGTATGAGCCTGATCATCTCCGCCGGTATGATTGATTTGTCGGTTGGTTCCACGGTCGCCCTGATCAGCGGTTTCGGTGTGGTGGTCCTCAATTCCACCCACTCCATCCCTCTGGCCTTCCTGTTCTGTCTGGGAGCTGGAATCCTGGCCGGCTTGATCAACGGCCTTTTGGTGACCAAAGGTCGAATCGCCCCCTTCATCGTCACCCTTGCCACCATGAGTGCATGGCGCAGTGTGATCAACCAGATGGGGCAGGGAGGGCCTTTCACCGTCGACAAGGACATGTATGCACCCTTCCGTGCCATTGCCGCCGGTCGTATTCTTTCAATTCCCCATCTGATGTTGTTTCTGATCTTCATTACCGTACTTACCGGCCTGCTCATGTCAAAGACCAAGTTCGGTACGTATGTCTACGCTGTCGGTTCCAATCAGCAGGCTGCACGCCTCAGCGGCATCAATGTGAATCGGGTTAAGACTCTCATTTTTACCTATGCAGGCATGCTCTATGGGTTGGCGGCTTTCCTGCTTGCCAGCCGCCTGACTTCAATTCAGGCCGCCAGTGCCGGGATGGGCTATGAGATGGATGCCATCGCAGCAGTTGCCATCGGAGGCACAAGCATGGATGGCGGGCGGGGCAAGATCATCGGCACCTTCCTCGGTGTCCTGATGCTCAGGATCATCAATACCGTCTTGATCATGGCAAACGTGCCTCCATTCCTCAACGGGTTGGTCACCGGCATCATCATCATTGTTGCAGTGCTTGCACAAAGCAACAAGAAGGGAAAATAGGAGAAGCGCCATGAATATTGGTATAGTTGGGGCAGGTGGAATGGCAGCCTACCATGTGAAGGGTTTCCAGAAGGCCGGTGCCGTTGTTTCGGCCGTCGCCGATTCCAACGCCGAACGTGCCCGCCTGTTTGCGGAACATTGGGGGATACAGTCCATCTACCCAAACTTGGAAGCAATGCTTGGGCAGGAGCCTGGTTTGGACGCAGTTTCCATTGTTACCCCGAACAAGTTCCATGCACCGCTTACCGTACAGGCTCTTGAAGCCGGTAAGCATGTGTATTGCGAAAAGCCTCCTGCCCGCAATGCACAGGAGATGCTTGGCATGTATGAGGCGGCAAAGAGGACGGGCAAGCATTTGATGTTCGGTTTCAACAACCGTTGCAGGCCTGAAAGCCAAGCCATCTACCGCTATCTGGAGAACGGGGATGCGGGAAGGATAAACTCGGCGCAGGCTACCTGGATCCGCCGATCGGGCATCCCCGGTTTCGGAGGCTGGTTCACCGACAAGGAACTCTCCGGAGGCGGACCGGTGATCGACCTCTTGCATATGATCGACTTGGCTCTTTCGTTCATGGGTTACCCTGAGCCTAAGGCCGTCCT
Proteins encoded:
- a CDS encoding Gfo/Idh/MocA family protein, producing the protein MNIGIVGAGGMAAYHVKGFQKAGAVVSAVADSNAERARLFAEHWGIQSIYPNLEAMLGQEPGLDAVSIVTPNKFHAPLTVQALEAGKHVYCEKPPARNAQEMLGMYEAAKRTGKHLMFGFNNRCRPESQAIYRYLENGDAGRINSAQATWIRRSGIPGFGGWFTDKELSGGGPVIDLLHMIDLALSFMGYPEPKAVLAVTFNDFMGNASFKGPWGIADGNGNTNVETACHAMVTFRDGRCLTIRNSWAEMNEREVVSVTFQGSKAGGKVERLFGIDGVDETSCDTVMLFTEEYGRQVNREILVEKDETMGRVANAVNFVQSITKGEKPMNTPAEALILMRITDAIYTSSETGECVRFA
- a CDS encoding ABC transporter permease; translated protein: MKGLTLSRMQVRDTWRNISGNYSHWLSFVLLLLVAVIVSPSFLTWNNITNQFVQGAIVGICAMGMSLIISAGMIDLSVGSTVALISGFGVVVLNSTHSIPLAFLFCLGAGILAGLINGLLVTKGRIAPFIVTLATMSAWRSVINQMGQGGPFTVDKDMYAPFRAIAAGRILSIPHLMLFLIFITVLTGLLMSKTKFGTYVYAVGSNQQAARLSGINVNRVKTLIFTYAGMLYGLAAFLLASRLTSIQAASAGMGYEMDAIAAVAIGGTSMDGGRGKIIGTFLGVLMLRIINTVLIMANVPPFLNGLVTGIIIIVAVLAQSNKKGK